One window from the genome of Desulfovibrio psychrotolerans encodes:
- the purB gene encoding adenylosuccinate lyase has product MIDRYTRPEMGRLWTLENKFRVWLEVELAVCEAWHRLGEIDARSMQDIREKADFDVDRILEIEETTRHDVIAFLTAVEEKVGPAARFIHLGCTSSDIVDTANGVLLVRAGEIICAGFEKLLAALKSLAHAHKGRLCMGRTHGIHAEPTSFGLKIAGFYAEFSRHYERFRHALEGVRVGKISGAVGTMAMIPAEVETITCEILGLNVDPISTQIIQRDRHAHFFTSLALAAGGVERLCVELRHLQRTEVLEAEEGFRKGQKGSSAMPHKKNPISAENMTGLSRLIRTNALAAMENMALWHERDISHSSVERVIMPDSTILMDYILHRLAGLIENLRVIPENMDRNLMGSMGLFFSQRVLLGLVDAGMGRQDAYVLVQRCAMQSWDTKRLFRDIVCNDAEITGRLSPSKLEEIFDPSYYLRHEDLIFSRVFG; this is encoded by the coding sequence ATGATTGATCGCTACACCCGCCCTGAGATGGGACGGCTCTGGACGCTGGAAAACAAATTCCGCGTCTGGCTGGAAGTGGAACTGGCCGTGTGCGAGGCATGGCACAGGCTGGGCGAAATTGACGCCCGGAGCATGCAGGACATACGCGAAAAGGCCGACTTTGATGTGGACCGCATTCTGGAAATAGAAGAAACCACCCGCCACGATGTCATTGCCTTTCTGACCGCTGTGGAAGAAAAAGTCGGCCCCGCCGCACGCTTCATCCACCTTGGCTGCACCTCTTCAGATATTGTAGACACCGCCAACGGGGTGCTCCTCGTCCGTGCGGGCGAAATCATCTGTGCCGGGTTCGAAAAACTGCTCGCCGCTCTCAAGTCACTGGCCCACGCCCACAAGGGTCGCCTGTGCATGGGGCGCACTCACGGCATCCATGCAGAACCCACCAGCTTCGGCCTGAAGATAGCCGGGTTCTACGCAGAATTTTCCCGCCATTACGAGCGGTTCCGCCATGCTCTGGAAGGCGTCCGCGTAGGCAAAATTTCCGGTGCTGTGGGCACCATGGCCATGATCCCCGCCGAGGTGGAAACCATCACCTGCGAGATTCTGGGCCTGAACGTGGACCCCATCTCCACCCAGATCATCCAGCGCGACCGGCACGCCCACTTCTTTACCTCGCTGGCGCTTGCGGCGGGCGGCGTGGAACGCCTGTGCGTGGAACTGCGTCACCTGCAGCGCACCGAGGTGCTGGAAGCCGAAGAAGGCTTCCGCAAGGGGCAGAAAGGCTCCTCAGCCATGCCGCACAAGAAGAATCCCATCTCTGCGGAAAACATGACCGGCCTGTCGCGCCTCATCCGCACCAACGCCCTTGCCGCCATGGAAAACATGGCCCTGTGGCACGAGCGCGATATCAGCCACTCCTCCGTGGAACGCGTCATCATGCCGGATTCCACCATCCTCATGGATTACATCCTGCACCGCCTCGCGGGTCTCATCGAAAACCTGCGCGTCATTCCGGAGAACATGGACCGCAACCTCATGGGCTCCATGGGCCTCTTTTTCTCGCAGCGTGTCCTGCTCGGACTGGTGGACGCGGGCATGGGCAGGCAGGACGCCTACGTGCTTGTGCAGCGTTGCGCCATGCAGAGCTGGGACACCAAACGCCTGTTCCGCGACATCGTCTGCAACGATGCCGAAATAACGGGCCGCCTCAGCCCGTCCAAGCTTGAAGAAATATTCGACCCAAGCTACTATCTGCGACACGAAGACCTCATATTCAGCCGGGTATTCGGCTAA
- a CDS encoding FmdB family zinc ribbon protein, whose amino-acid sequence MPIYEYRCDACEQIFEEWQKSFEGSHADCPVCGGNAERIMSNTTFVLKGGGWYASEYGRNSASTSSASDAGAASPGDSGSVPATGAAAPSGVAEAAAAGGSAS is encoded by the coding sequence GTGCCCATCTACGAGTATAGATGCGATGCCTGTGAACAGATCTTCGAAGAATGGCAAAAATCCTTCGAAGGCAGTCACGCAGACTGTCCCGTCTGCGGGGGCAATGCGGAACGCATCATGTCCAACACCACCTTCGTGCTCAAAGGCGGCGGCTGGTACGCTTCCGAATACGGGCGTAACAGCGCCTCCACTTCGTCCGCAAGCGATGCGGGAGCCGCCTCTCCGGGTGATTCCGGCAGCGTCCCTGCAACAGGCGCGGCAGCCCCTTCGGGCGTAGCCGAAGCCGCAGCGGCGGGCGGTTCCGCTTCCTGA
- a CDS encoding ATP-dependent sacrificial sulfur transferase LarE, with translation MSEPYHSTKRQALEELLRGLALPAGVAVSGGADSRLLAHTLSRLGIPFTAVHCTGPHLTPQETEHAQRWLAGRGIRHLVIRFNPLTLPQVSANDKDRCYHCKHALFSGIRTLYGTATTIQEGSHASDAQTFRPGMRALAELHIRSPFLEAGLNKEDIRRMAGETGLDWPDQPSRPCLLTRFAYGVQPDAETLHRLGAAEDALSQTGLTGFRLRIPCAGSALLQIPAAQKSLAHAAPDRIQSLLALHGFGNAAIEYAESISGYYDRAFPLDCPLDKHALHE, from the coding sequence ATGAGCGAACCATATCACAGCACAAAACGGCAGGCCCTTGAGGAACTCCTCAGGGGCCTTGCCCTTCCGGCGGGCGTTGCCGTCTCCGGCGGCGCAGACAGCCGCCTTCTGGCCCACACGCTGTCCCGGCTGGGCATACCATTCACGGCCGTGCACTGCACAGGCCCCCACCTCACCCCGCAGGAAACGGAGCACGCCCAACGCTGGCTGGCTGGCAGGGGTATCCGCCATCTCGTCATCCGCTTCAATCCGCTTACCCTGCCGCAGGTGTCCGCCAACGACAAAGACCGTTGCTACCACTGCAAACACGCCCTGTTCAGCGGCATACGCACCCTCTACGGCACTGCCACCACCATTCAGGAAGGCTCACACGCCTCAGACGCGCAAACCTTCAGGCCGGGCATGCGCGCCCTTGCGGAATTACACATCCGCAGCCCTTTTCTGGAGGCAGGCCTGAACAAAGAAGATATCCGCCGCATGGCGGGCGAAACAGGTCTGGACTGGCCAGACCAGCCATCGCGCCCGTGCCTGCTTACCCGCTTCGCCTACGGCGTGCAGCCCGATGCGGAAACCCTGCACAGACTGGGGGCTGCGGAAGACGCTCTCTCGCAGACCGGCCTTACGGGTTTCCGGCTGCGCATCCCCTGCGCGGGCAGCGCGCTGCTTCAAATTCCCGCAGCGCAAAAAAGCCTTGCCCATGCAGCCCCGGACAGGATACAGAGCCTGCTCGCGCTCCACGGGTTCGGCAACGCCGCCATTGAATACGCCGAGAGCATAAGCGGCTATTATGATCGCGCATTCCCGCTGGACTGCCCGCTGGACAAGCACGCCCTTCATGAGTAG
- a CDS encoding homocysteine biosynthesis protein, translating to MAQYTVNKTIAEINERIRKGKAVVLNAAEMTEAVRRMGKEKAAREVDVVTTGTFSPMCSSGLLFNIGQKEPPTIKTSRVWLNGVPAYAGLAAVDSYIGATEPAEDDPLNKVYPGAFKYGGGHVIEDLVRGRSVHLRADAYGTDCYPRRSLDRQICLTDLPFAELYNPRNCYQNYNAAVNLTSRIIYTYMGPLKPNMRNVNYATAGKLSPLFNDPLFKTIGFGTRIFLGGGTGYVVGAGTQHVPNPKRTERGLPLSAAGTIQVKGDLKKMDPRYLRGLSFIGYGCSLSVGVGIPIPVLNEEIAWYTGVDDSDIQMPVKDYGHDYPNCLPRVLQHVTYEDLKNGEVEIQGKKVETVPMTSYSLSLEVADTLKAWIEKGEFLLSEPVEPIPAW from the coding sequence GTGGCCCAATATACGGTGAACAAGACCATAGCGGAGATCAACGAACGCATCCGCAAAGGCAAAGCGGTGGTGCTCAACGCCGCAGAAATGACAGAAGCCGTGCGCAGGATGGGCAAGGAAAAAGCCGCGCGCGAAGTGGACGTGGTAACCACGGGCACCTTTTCCCCCATGTGCTCCTCCGGCCTGCTCTTCAACATCGGCCAAAAGGAACCGCCCACCATAAAGACCTCCCGCGTGTGGCTCAACGGCGTTCCCGCCTATGCCGGTCTTGCCGCCGTAGACAGCTACATCGGAGCCACCGAACCGGCCGAGGACGACCCCCTGAACAAGGTCTACCCCGGCGCGTTCAAATACGGCGGCGGACACGTGATAGAAGACCTTGTCCGGGGCCGTTCAGTGCATCTGCGCGCAGATGCCTATGGCACGGACTGCTATCCGCGCCGGTCGCTGGACCGCCAGATCTGCCTCACAGACCTGCCCTTCGCGGAACTCTACAATCCGCGCAACTGCTACCAGAATTATAACGCCGCGGTGAACCTGACCAGCCGTATCATCTACACCTATATGGGTCCGCTCAAACCCAACATGCGCAATGTAAACTACGCCACGGCAGGTAAGCTTTCCCCGCTGTTCAATGATCCGCTGTTCAAGACCATCGGCTTCGGCACCCGCATCTTCCTCGGGGGCGGCACCGGGTACGTGGTGGGCGCGGGCACGCAGCACGTCCCCAATCCCAAACGCACGGAACGCGGCCTGCCCCTTTCCGCAGCGGGCACCATTCAGGTCAAGGGCGACCTCAAAAAGATGGACCCCCGTTACCTGCGCGGCCTCAGCTTCATAGGCTACGGCTGCTCCCTCAGCGTGGGCGTGGGCATTCCCATCCCCGTGCTGAACGAGGAAATCGCATGGTACACCGGCGTGGACGACAGTGATATCCAGATGCCCGTAAAAGACTACGGCCACGACTACCCCAACTGCCTGCCCCGCGTGCTGCAGCACGTGACGTACGAAGACCTGAAGAACGGCGAAGTGGAAATACAGGGCAAAAAGGTGGAAACCGTGCCCATGACAAGCTATTCCCTGTCGCTGGAAGTAGCAGATACCCTCAAGGCGTGGATAGAAAAGGGCGAATTCCTGCTCTCGGAACCCGTGGAGCCCATCCCCGCATGGTAA
- a CDS encoding tetratricopeptide repeat protein produces MASNINMKMKQKQYEGHVVEYITAAKGYFVVASDDNNFQSILRSTLQKHLAITEDAITVVSNPDHILKTIRDASLRRKSLLVFIERTLQGKDMGFLVRQLKNAFDFVKIIILTGEADRQKLVLLHEIGADNFITKPISINTLIEKIAFTIRPQGKLGQLIDLAKSMVTRGAFDQALKASRKILEIKPNSAAGFLVMGDAFKGMGKLDKAREAYESASDNAQLYLEPLKKLADLHKETGDMAEQLKYLERLDKLSPLNVERKVDIGSIHVEMGNEEEAERLFESAVNQATRDALSYIGEISERIGNVYAQRDPARAELYYRRALNAKGDMLEKSDIATFNNLGIALRKQGKWFEATQEYEKALRIAPDDEHLFYNLAMASAEGKQYRAAAEHLTSALGINPNFAGKDKVVAYNMGLIFMRCGNKDRAKEMLRLAVELAPDFAKAKETLAQLES; encoded by the coding sequence ATGGCAAGCAACATCAACATGAAGATGAAGCAGAAACAGTATGAAGGCCACGTGGTGGAGTACATCACCGCGGCCAAAGGGTACTTTGTAGTTGCCAGCGATGACAACAACTTCCAGTCCATCCTGCGCTCCACTCTGCAAAAACACCTCGCCATCACGGAAGATGCCATCACGGTGGTAAGCAACCCGGACCACATCCTCAAAACCATCCGCGATGCAAGCCTGCGGCGCAAAAGCCTGCTTGTGTTCATAGAACGCACCCTGCAAGGCAAGGACATGGGCTTTCTTGTCCGCCAGCTCAAAAACGCATTCGATTTCGTAAAGATCATCATCCTCACAGGCGAGGCAGACCGCCAAAAGCTGGTCCTGCTGCACGAGATTGGCGCAGACAACTTCATCACCAAACCCATATCCATCAATACGCTCATTGAAAAAATTGCCTTCACCATCCGCCCGCAGGGCAAGCTGGGGCAGCTCATAGACCTTGCCAAAAGCATGGTCACGCGCGGCGCGTTCGACCAGGCCCTCAAGGCCAGCCGCAAGATACTGGAAATAAAGCCCAACTCTGCTGCGGGTTTTCTTGTTATGGGCGATGCCTTCAAGGGAATGGGCAAGCTGGACAAGGCGCGCGAAGCGTATGAAAGCGCCAGCGATAACGCGCAATTATATCTGGAGCCGCTCAAGAAGCTGGCCGACCTGCATAAGGAAACAGGCGACATGGCAGAGCAGCTCAAATACCTAGAGCGACTTGACAAGCTCAGCCCCCTTAACGTGGAGCGCAAGGTGGACATAGGCTCCATCCATGTGGAAATGGGTAACGAGGAAGAAGCGGAACGCCTCTTCGAAAGCGCCGTCAATCAGGCCACGCGCGATGCCCTGTCCTACATTGGCGAAATTTCCGAGCGCATCGGCAACGTCTACGCCCAGCGCGACCCCGCCCGGGCCGAACTCTACTACCGCCGCGCGCTGAACGCCAAAGGCGACATGCTGGAAAAATCAGACATCGCCACCTTCAACAACCTCGGCATCGCCCTGCGCAAACAGGGCAAATGGTTCGAGGCCACGCAGGAATATGAAAAGGCCCTGCGCATTGCCCCGGACGACGAGCACCTCTTCTACAACCTTGCCATGGCCTCCGCAGAGGGCAAACAGTACCGTGCCGCCGCAGAGCACCTGACCAGCGCCCTCGGCATCAATCCGAACTTCGCGGGCAAAGACAAGGTGGTGGCCTACAACATGGGACTCATTTTCATGCGCTGCGGCAATAAAGACAGAGCAAAGGAAATGCTGCGTCTGGCCGTGGAACTGGCCCCGGATTTTGCCAAGGCCAAAGAGACACTGGCCCAGTTGGAAAGCTGA
- the gpmA gene encoding 2,3-diphosphoglycerate-dependent phosphoglycerate mutase, producing the protein MSTPVHTLVLLRHGQSQWNLENRFTGWTDVDLSPAGEAEARDAAALMAEAGLTFDICHTSVLKRAIRTLNIVQEQLDLLWLPVFRTWRLNERHYGALQGLDKAETAARYGEEQVFIWRRSYDTPPPVLDRADPRHPSGDRRYAEIPAADLPCGESLRNTVARALPYWHQVIGRDVTAGKRVLIVAHGNSLRALVMHLGGMTPEEIMQFNIPTGLPLVYELDAALRPLRHFYLGNPEEAEARAKAVAEQGKAK; encoded by the coding sequence ATGTCCACCCCGGTTCACACCCTCGTCCTTCTGCGCCACGGGCAAAGCCAGTGGAATCTGGAAAACCGCTTCACCGGATGGACAGATGTGGACCTCAGCCCCGCCGGAGAGGCAGAGGCACGGGATGCTGCCGCCCTTATGGCTGAAGCAGGACTGACATTTGACATATGCCACACTTCCGTGCTCAAACGCGCCATTCGCACGCTGAACATTGTTCAGGAGCAACTGGACCTGCTCTGGCTGCCCGTCTTCCGCACCTGGCGGCTGAATGAGCGGCACTACGGCGCTCTGCAGGGGCTGGACAAGGCGGAAACAGCGGCACGGTACGGCGAAGAACAGGTGTTTATCTGGCGGCGCAGCTATGATACGCCGCCTCCCGTGCTGGACCGGGCAGACCCGCGCCACCCATCCGGAGACAGGCGTTACGCCGAAATCCCTGCGGCAGACCTTCCCTGCGGCGAGAGCCTCAGGAACACAGTGGCACGTGCGCTGCCATACTGGCATCAGGTCATCGGCAGGGACGTCACTGCGGGCAAAAGAGTGCTCATCGTGGCGCACGGCAACAGCCTGCGGGCCCTGGTCATGCACCTTGGCGGCATGACGCCTGAAGAAATCATGCAGTTCAATATTCCCACAGGGCTGCCGCTCGTGTATGAGTTGGATGCAGCATTGCGGCCCCTGCGGCATTTTTACCTCGGCAATCCCGAGGAAGCGGAAGCCCGCGCCAAGGCAGTGGCCGAACAGGGCAAGGCGAAATGA
- a CDS encoding sigma-54-dependent transcriptional regulator, with protein MPRKAHILIIDDEESIRFSLRGILEDEGHTVSEAETGESGLDMLARQNPDLVFLDIWLPGIDGLSVLSSIKEQDTSLPVIMISGHGNIETAVNAIKRGAHDFIEKPLSLDKVVIAAANALEFRELRRENLALRSRIASEQTEELTGESEPIHQLREQIERVAPTDAWVLITGENGTGKEIAARSIHALSKRRDKPLVAVNCAAIPEELIESELFGHEKGAFTGADQAKTGKFELADGGTLFLDEIGDMSMKTQAKILRILQEQSFERVGGNKTIRVNVRVFAATNKNLEEQIRSGQFREDLYYRLRVFPLTLPPLRQRGNDILLLIRDFLAALTREQGFKPLTFTKDAEQALLAYPWPGNVRELKNFVERMLILYAGQTVNSRLLPPEYRAPASHQAPQLSMQPETEQDESMMEFAFTEPGPVDFKSARNAFEAAFLESKLREFDGNITRLAEAIGLERSYLYRKLKGYNIQTSD; from the coding sequence ATGCCCCGCAAGGCACACATTCTCATCATCGACGACGAAGAAAGCATCCGTTTTTCCCTGCGCGGCATTCTGGAGGACGAAGGCCACACCGTCAGCGAGGCAGAAACCGGCGAGTCCGGGCTGGATATGCTCGCCCGCCAGAATCCGGATCTTGTGTTTCTGGATATCTGGCTCCCCGGCATAGACGGCCTTTCCGTGCTCTCCTCCATCAAGGAGCAGGACACCTCCCTGCCCGTGATCATGATCTCCGGGCACGGCAACATAGAGACTGCGGTAAACGCCATCAAACGCGGCGCGCACGACTTCATCGAAAAGCCACTTTCGCTGGATAAGGTGGTCATCGCCGCCGCAAACGCGCTGGAATTCCGCGAACTGCGGCGCGAAAACCTAGCCCTGCGCTCCCGAATCGCCAGCGAGCAGACCGAGGAACTCACGGGCGAATCAGAGCCGATACACCAGTTGCGCGAACAGATAGAACGCGTGGCCCCCACAGATGCATGGGTGCTCATCACCGGCGAAAACGGCACTGGCAAGGAGATAGCGGCCCGGTCCATCCACGCCCTTTCCAAACGGCGGGACAAACCCTTGGTGGCGGTAAACTGCGCAGCCATCCCGGAAGAACTCATCGAAAGTGAACTTTTCGGGCATGAGAAGGGTGCTTTCACCGGAGCGGACCAGGCCAAGACCGGCAAGTTCGAACTCGCCGACGGCGGAACCCTGTTTCTGGACGAAATCGGCGACATGAGCATGAAAACGCAGGCCAAAATCCTGCGCATCCTTCAGGAGCAGAGCTTTGAGCGTGTAGGCGGCAACAAGACCATCCGTGTTAACGTCCGCGTCTTCGCGGCCACCAACAAGAATCTGGAAGAACAAATCCGCAGTGGTCAGTTCCGTGAGGATTTATACTACCGCCTGCGTGTTTTTCCGCTTACACTCCCTCCGTTGCGTCAACGCGGGAACGACATCCTTCTCCTTATCCGCGACTTCTTGGCCGCACTGACGCGCGAACAGGGGTTCAAACCCCTCACGTTCACCAAGGATGCGGAACAGGCACTGCTTGCCTACCCGTGGCCGGGCAACGTGCGTGAATTGAAAAACTTTGTGGAGCGCATGCTTATTCTCTACGCGGGCCAGACGGTAAACAGCAGGCTCCTGCCACCGGAATACCGCGCACCGGCTTCGCACCAAGCCCCGCAACTATCCATGCAGCCGGAAACGGAACAAGACGAATCGATGATGGAGTTTGCCTTCACAGAACCGGGCCCCGTTGACTTCAAGTCCGCACGTAACGCCTTCGAAGCGGCGTTTCTGGAATCCAAACTCAGGGAATTCGACGGCAACATCACCAGACTGGCAGAGGCCATAGGGCTGGAACGCAGCTACCTGTACCGTAAACTGAAAGGGTATAACATCCAGACATCAGACTGA
- a CDS encoding HD domain-containing phosphohydrolase, producing MSITSASILLVEDEPVIALDIRRRLQQLGYPRPVVATSGEEAVALVPDLRPDLILMDIFLGGELDGIDAAAMVRSQHPVPVIYLTAHADPHTLERAKITEPFGYIIKPFEDRELHTCIEMALYKHKMETDIRRKERWFATTLRSIGDAVVSLDEQGRVTLINAAGERMFGITDAAATGASFEQIFHVRDDQSGLYISTRSALGHNNAYMHASPATVERPHSPAVPVDITISPTVDASGLTSGSVIVLRDATERKRSEEALRTSLEELRKTFEQTVLALAVTSEKRDPYTAGHQTRVATLAYAIAHRLGMKEDTQEALRVAGTLHDIGKIYIPAEILSKPGRLTTIEMDLMRTHPSVGYDILSRISFPWPVAEIVHQHHERLDGSGYPNGLSGARILPEARILAVADVVEAMSSHRPYRPSLGLSLAFDEVRKGRGTIYDPLAVDACIALFESGFTLEESTPHHP from the coding sequence ATGAGCATCACCTCCGCCTCCATCCTGCTGGTAGAAGACGAGCCTGTCATCGCGCTGGATATCCGCAGGCGTCTTCAGCAACTGGGCTACCCCAGACCCGTCGTTGCCACCTCCGGCGAAGAAGCGGTTGCCCTCGTGCCCGACCTGCGCCCGGACCTCATCCTCATGGATATCTTCCTCGGCGGCGAGCTGGACGGCATAGACGCAGCCGCCATGGTACGCAGCCAGCACCCCGTGCCCGTCATCTACCTCACCGCCCATGCAGACCCGCACACGCTGGAGCGGGCCAAAATCACAGAGCCCTTCGGCTACATCATCAAGCCGTTCGAAGACAGAGAACTGCACACCTGCATCGAAATGGCCCTGTACAAACATAAGATGGAAACGGACATCCGCCGCAAGGAACGCTGGTTCGCCACCACCCTGCGCAGTATAGGCGATGCCGTTGTCTCCCTTGACGAACAGGGCCGGGTCACCCTCATCAACGCGGCGGGTGAACGCATGTTCGGCATTACAGATGCCGCAGCCACCGGCGCGTCCTTCGAACAAATTTTCCACGTACGCGATGACCAGAGCGGTCTGTACATCTCCACCCGGTCCGCACTCGGGCACAACAACGCGTACATGCACGCCTCTCCCGCAACGGTGGAACGCCCCCACAGCCCAGCCGTGCCCGTGGACATAACCATTTCGCCCACGGTAGACGCCAGCGGCCTCACCTCCGGTTCGGTCATCGTGCTGCGCGATGCCACAGAACGCAAACGGTCAGAAGAAGCCCTGCGCACCAGCCTTGAAGAACTGCGCAAAACCTTTGAACAGACCGTGCTCGCCCTTGCCGTCACCTCAGAAAAGCGCGACCCCTACACGGCAGGTCACCAGACGCGTGTTGCCACCCTGGCCTACGCCATCGCACACAGGCTGGGCATGAAAGAAGACACGCAGGAGGCACTGCGCGTGGCAGGCACCCTGCACGACATAGGCAAGATATACATACCGGCGGAAATCCTGTCCAAACCGGGCAGACTCACCACCATAGAAATGGACCTTATGCGCACCCACCCCTCGGTGGGATACGACATTCTGAGCCGCATCTCGTTTCCGTGGCCCGTGGCGGAAATCGTCCACCAACACCATGAGCGGCTGGACGGTTCCGGCTATCCGAACGGCCTCTCCGGTGCCCGCATCCTGCCGGAGGCCCGCATCCTCGCCGTGGCAGACGTGGTGGAAGCCATGTCATCGCACCGCCCCTACCGCCCCTCACTGGGCCTTTCCCTCGCCTTCGACGAAGTGCGCAAGGGGCGCGGCACCATATACGACCCCCTCGCCGTGGACGCCTGCATCGCCCTATTCGAGTCCGGGTTCACGCTTGAAGAATCCACCCCGCATCACCCCTAG
- a CDS encoding TIGR01777 family oxidoreductase — MRAVILGGTGFIGTALSGFLLDKGWMVTVPSRSPEKGRFIVPKGHSLNISFVPWNGTDPQLLIKHLSGCTALVNLVGENIAAGRWTEERKERILASRVNTGKAIMTAFKEMQSLSEPLPQVLVQASAVGYYGSSEQLKSPSDYEEFAPHGKGFLAAVARQWEDSTAGAESMGVRRVIVRTGVVLGPGGALQKFIPPFRMFLGGRLGSGNQGFSWIHRDDAAMAIAHLIENESCAGPYNLTAPDPKSMSDFCRVLGAAMSRPSWLPVPRFALRLLLGEMAEELILQGQYAMPARLTASGYTFAYPNLAGALRQILQPPVKS, encoded by the coding sequence ATGCGCGCAGTCATTCTGGGGGGCACCGGATTCATCGGCACGGCTCTGTCCGGATTTCTTCTGGACAAGGGCTGGATGGTCACCGTCCCATCCCGTTCGCCGGAGAAGGGCCGCTTCATCGTCCCCAAGGGACACTCGCTGAACATCTCCTTTGTTCCGTGGAACGGCACAGACCCGCAACTGCTGATCAAGCACCTTTCCGGCTGCACCGCGCTGGTCAACCTTGTGGGCGAAAACATTGCGGCCGGCCGCTGGACAGAGGAGCGCAAGGAACGCATTCTTGCCTCGCGCGTGAACACGGGCAAAGCCATCATGACCGCCTTCAAAGAAATGCAGTCCCTGTCCGAACCGCTTCCGCAGGTGCTGGTGCAGGCCTCTGCCGTGGGCTATTACGGCAGCAGCGAGCAGTTGAAATCGCCCTCGGACTATGAAGAGTTTGCCCCGCACGGCAAAGGTTTTCTCGCCGCCGTGGCCCGCCAGTGGGAAGACTCCACCGCAGGCGCGGAATCCATGGGCGTACGGCGCGTCATCGTGCGCACCGGCGTGGTTCTGGGACCGGGCGGCGCGCTCCAGAAATTCATCCCCCCCTTCCGCATGTTTCTGGGCGGCAGGCTGGGAAGCGGCAATCAGGGCTTTTCGTGGATCCACCGCGACGATGCCGCCATGGCCATTGCCCATCTTATAGAAAACGAATCCTGCGCAGGACCATACAACCTCACCGCACCGGACCCAAAAAGCATGTCAGATTTCTGCCGCGTGCTCGGTGCGGCCATGAGCCGCCCATCATGGCTTCCGGTTCCCCGCTTCGCCCTGCGCCTCCTGCTGGGAGAAATGGCAGAAGAACTCATCCTGCAAGGCCAGTATGCCATGCCCGCAAGGCTTACCGCATCAGGCTACACCTTTGCCTATCCCAATCTGGCGGGCGCCCTGCGGCAGATACTCCAACCCCCGGTCAAATCATGA